The following is a genomic window from Salarias fasciatus chromosome 10, fSalaFa1.1, whole genome shotgun sequence.
CATCCAGCTGTCAGAGAGCGGCAGTGACTCTGACAGAGACATCGACGTGCGACCGCCGCCTCCACGGAGAACTCAGGAGACGGCCCGCATGGGCATGGAGCAGGACGAGAGCATGATGTCGTACGAAGGTGACGGGCCCGATGAGGTGCACATGGAGGACAGCAACGTCAGGTACAGCaagtttttttcatattcaatAAATATTGTCTTAAGTTTTTGGATTCTTGTCTGAATTGATGTTTCCGTACTTGAAAATCGGATCGTGAACCTGTGAACTCCTGTCCCGTCTCAGCTACGGCAGCTACGAGGAGACGGAAAGCCGGAGCCAGATGCAGCCTTCCAACATGGGAAACGGGGAGGAGTACGGCATCagcgaagaggaggaggaggacgaagaagaTGAAGCTCGGAGGAGAGGCCCGGCTGTGCTCTCCCAAGTTCAGCTCAGTGAAGACGAGGAGAGCGAAGAGTTCAGGTCCATCGGGGGAGACAGTGACATGGACTCCGACAATTAAatccctttttttattttgagtttgaTTCTTATTTCCTCGAGCGATCCCGcgaaaacactgtttttaatCCAAGttttaaaactgagaaaaatgtgactttttcctCAGGTGAATATGTACTGTCCTCATTTTGTAAATGAACCTTAATGTTTATAGTTTTCTCTTAAAGCTCTGTTGTATGtcagagataaaaaaaagacagcatgTTGTATATTTACATTTGCTTTTTACATGTCAAATAAATATTGATTTCCATCATGCAGCTTAAcgtggcagtgtgtgtctgcttgtttTGTAGTCCCACATTTAATTCGGGTCACAATTGCTTGAGCAGATGTATTTCTACCTACTGTcagctttaaaataaacagtGACGTGGAACACCTTTTCTAGAAGAATGTAGTTTCAATTCtctttgcgtgtgtgtttatggtgtATGATGGAGCGACAACTGTAATTATTAATGCCTGCTCCGGTTAGGTTAAGGTATAAATCATGATAGAGAGGAGAGCATAACCTGTTGGCTTCTCAGCAAAAGCAGTGATCTGTAAGAGGTGGAGCGAGTGATTGGCCACTAAAAATAGTTTATCTTAGAACAAGTGTAAATAAATTGTGCTGGCTTAGTTATTCAGTTCATTGTGTTAATTGATATAATGACGTTTCACAGTATTTCTTTTCTGTGTAGTgtaaactctgctgctgctgctgtcaatAAGTGGACTCAAGATCAACCACATTAAAGCATGTGAACCGGCTGAGATCACTGTAGCTAAGTATAGTCTTCTGACAACACTTGAACGCATTTCACTGAATCTTTTTCCTCATACATGAGTATTGAACTGTGACTGCTCTATAAATGTGTTGTGGTTCATGTCACTGATCTTATTCAGATGCAGAAGGAACACAAgatcaaacaaaacaaccaagcaaCTTGTTGGTTGAATTCCACAGCCAGCAGTGTAAACTGCATTACGCCTCGTGACTGATTGCACAAGTACTGGAGATGGTTTTTGAGGGCGAATTTAgattgtttttactgctttGTTTAACTTTAATGAAATGGTGATGACTCAGTGGAAGGAAATAACACTTAAATGAAGCAGCAACTGCAAACATCAAACTCTGGTACCGATGGTTTCGACGTTTCCGATTGAAGTCACCAGTGCACGATGGCAAGCGAAGACTTCCTGTTATGACAATTCTGCAGGAAACTGCTGATACTGTGGAGATACAGACACCTGCACTAAAGTGAAGTTTGACGGTAGTTCCACATTTATATCAGCTGTGAAATCTTTGTGAATAAAGGCATTGTTGTGTATTAGATGACTCATGTTGAGAGCTTGGGTCATACAACTATATTGCACTGTTGAGAAGTCCAATAATGGTGGAACCTGATGGTTTGGAGATTATTATCAACAGCAAATTTGTGCAGTTGCATGAATTTGACAATGAATTTGTACCACAGCATGCATTTCAAACAGGTGAATGGGCTCTCTTGTGGTTCTGTTAGATTTCACTTACAGCACTGAAAGCCTCATTGTGTTTTTCGCCCACAAGTTACATAATTGGGAGATGACCCAGATCTCAGCATAATTAACACAAAGAACTCATACAATGCGCTAACTCGGAGAAATGTAAAGATTTTACTGCAGACACTAAAGTTAAAGCATCTTTGAACAGTTACACAGGTGCATAAACcctatatatatattgttttgatttatttcatcaATATCTATGTTGTGTCTCAACTTTTACTTTGCAGAATAATGAGGAAGTCTTTCATCGGTGAACAGACGGCAAATTTCGAGGCCAAGCAGCGGTGGTCACCCTCTCTGGTGAGGCGAAAACACGCCCGGGAGCAGGCAGGTACCCCTTCGCAGTGTGAGGGATCCTGCAGGGGCTGAGCGACTGAGACCTCTGCAGCCTCTTTATGGCTGCTGCACGGAGTGACGAGTCCTTCTTCAAACGCTGTGAGTTGCTGGAGATCACAGGTGGGGAAGGGATTGGCGCAGCCCAGCCATCGGAGCCCATTCTGGTAGAAGACGCACCtagaaaacagtgttttaagTTAACTGATCTGATGCGTTTAAAGATTAACCTtgatcttaaaaaaacacaagaaatgcaCTCAAACCTGAGGATGGAGATGTGAAGTGGGTGGCAGGGAAGCAGTCATCATTGTTGTCTAAACTTCGGCTGTTCCTGACAGCCTGCAGGGACCTGAGGCTGGTCCGCAGAGGCGATTTCCTCTCTGATGATGCTCCTGTAAAATCAGTGGCATCAGGTCAGAATACTTTGTTTCTATGTAGGatatattcatttaatttaaatagaaTGTGTTTAAAAGCTTTGAACTTCTATTTCGGAGTAACAAACATGTAAGATAATCTAAAACTTGTAAAGAATATACCTGAAACTAGAgtttttagaaaaagaaaggtatTTTTTCTATGAGACAAAGACATTCACTGAAGAAAATCTCAATATGGTTGTGGTGAAACTAAAGCAGTTTAATTTATACCCCACCCCTTGTGTACTTCATTATTTCCATACCAGTCATCAATCATAATCCTTCATTCAACATGCTGAGTGCTCTGAAGTAGGAAAAGTCAGACAATGACTGAGAACACACCTTGATTCTGGGCAAGTTTAAGCAGCTTGAATTGGGTAACTTGCTGCCGAAGTCTGGCCAGTCTGGGACTCTGACAGCCCTGTTTCAGTGGTAATGTTGGTGACTGACATGGAGAGGAGCTCAGTGATTTTAGACCGGGCTGAAAGCCAAGGGAAGAGGAAGCCCTCATTTTGTTTGCGGTGATGAAATCATCTGAATTTTCAGCTCCATTGttaaaacaggatgaaaacgTTGATGGGGACTCTGGCCTTCTTGTAGATGAAGCAGTGGGAGGCAAGGGAGCGTAGTCCTGTCtcaaacctgaaaaaaataaagcccaAAATGATTTCAATCCAAGTTTCAACCGTTATGAACTGAAAATGCTCTTCTGGACCTACTGGCTTCCTGTATTCGAGCCATGATGTGCACATCAGTGATGTCCTTCAGTCTGTAGCTTGTTGAATCATGGGAGCTATTCAGCTCATCGCCATCTGTAGTGAATGAAACAAGACATGTTAAGATAGAACAAGCCTTTGGAAATGTGAGTGGACtacagtgtgtgtttctattcACAATCATCATGTGAGAGCTCCTCTGATCTGAAATCAGTGTGATTCAAAGCTTTTCAAGAACCATTCAGTAGCAGAGATAACAGAGACTCCTCACTATTATATTGCtcctgttatttttttactcACACTGACCTGAAAGCTAtctaaaataaatgaataaaccagCAGGACTGCAAAGGTTGCCTTGACATTAATTTGCTCCTAAAGTTTAGTTTTCCACATGATGAATAATGATTATGTTTGTTTAATAAAGTGCGAGAGTCGTCACCTGAGAGCCATTTCCATAAAACTATGCTCCTGAGTCTGTTATGAAGACATTACCTAAACGGCCAGAGGTGGGGTGTGTGGAGTTGTCCGACATGTCCGAAGAGGAGCCCAGGGGGACATCGGCAGCCTGGTGATAAACTGCAGGTTGTCTGTAGACGTGACGTCTTGATTCTGGAGAGAACAGAGTATGAATGAAgtaaaaacataatttaataACTTctaatctatttttttccctggcAGCCTTTTCATATTGCCTCCAGACTCTCACTGTGTGATGTGCAATTTCGAGTCTGCTCAAACATACTTTCTGACACCTCCCAAGGTTGTAAATCTTTGCTAATCTTCGTGAGAATATTCTCTCTTATCCAAAATGTTTGCAGAGCACCGAGCGAGTTGGAGCTGCTTGCTTACTTTGATCCAGCGTATTCAGAAGTGCATGACGTGCAGCCTCCACCTCCGGGCTGGGGTTATCCAGGACGTGTCGGCACCATTTCAGAGCAGACTCCTTCTCCTCTACAGACTTCCTGGGAAGCTCATAGAGCCTGCAGAGAATAATAGGAAAACAGTTCTCCTGCTTTACCTTCAGTAGGCTTTGTTTACATTTACCTTTCTCCTGTAAAACAATTAGACCAAAATCTAATCTGACACATTTAAATACTGGTCTGACTTAGTCTAAGTGATTCAAATAGACTATATTTCTGAAGGTTTAAATAGGCACAATCGATAAAAAGAATCAAACACATCTGCATAACATTCTGTAGGCCTTCAGACCATACCAGCTCTCCTCATCATGCACGTCATCCTCTACATCCAGGATATCCACCATGTCCAGAGCAGACTCCTCACTGTCCCAGAGGTCTTTCTCACTGTCGTAGTTGAACAACATCCTTTTTGTGCCGCAGCGCGGTGAAGATGGATTACACCCAGACTTCAGGTTATCCAGTCTTATACGGGCTTCCATTGCAAATGAGTGACCGCTACAGGTCGGAACCCTTGCAGGTTCTGCATCTGTCCAGATGTTGCAGTATGGCTCTGAATCGTCCTCCGGCCTCATGTAGCTGCCGTTCAGCTCACTGCAATGATCAAACTCCGTCGCTGGCTGACAGTATGGACTCCAGTCACTCTTCATTTGGTCTCTGAGTTCCATTTTCTCACATCTTCAGCTGTCCGCTCTTGAATTGGCTTTCATGCCTCCATGATGAGAATATTAGCTGCTGCCTGACCAGATTCTAACAAACCAACGCTGAATCTCAGTTCTTGATGAATCCAGTTCTTCAAACGGTGCAACAGCGGTTATTCCTATGTCTTCACGGAGCAACCTGTACCTTCCATTGACCCAGATCCACTGAGTGGGTATGTTAAGTGCAGACACGCAACAGATTGGATGGATTTAGAGAAGCATCATGAGCTTATGTGGATTAAAGAGTCCACAAGTTGCTgctaaaagaaaaaggacacaCTCGGTGTCTTGCCACTGAGACTAACTGTTTGCTCAGTatgctttgttgttttcaaacttttcacatCAGATTATGGTTTGTCTGTTAGTAAGAGTTGATCATTTGAGAAAACATGCAGTCACCCCTATGTGGCCACTACTGTTGGACTAAACCAGTTTAGGTCAAGTTAAGTCATGTCATGACATCGAGAGCTGTTGTGTATGGAGTTACGGGTTTTCTTCGGCTCTCATAACACTGCTAAATGTCTCAGATATGACTGACTCAAAGTGAGACGTGCAGAGCACAGTGAGCAGATACTCTATCTCTTTCCGTTCTGCATGCAGAGGCAGATTAACGCCGTCATTTAGAGCTTCCCTTTCAGCCATGTGACACCTGAAATCCTCCTTCCATTTCCCTCCACACCCCCGAGAATAAATTCaacaattgtttttttcttaggCAGTTTATAACGAATTTACATTATGCAggattttttaaactttcttttAGAAGCCGTCACATTCCTAGAATCTCATTATATTTGACAAAATTGAAGAAGATAGTGTTTTCTGGGCCTTTAGTCttttaaaacagttcattttgCATTCTTGAGAATTTCAAGAAAAATGCTTTGCTCCGAAAAATTtaagaaactgtttcttttttgaaaaaagaagaaatgttgcATTGCACCATCAGAGTTGCAAATGATGGTTCATAAATTGAATTTGGGCAGATCAAGTTTAGTGGGATCCCCTTTCTTTCAAGCTCACTGTTGTGAATCAACTGTCGAATTGTTTTTGTCCCAAAATGTTTATCATCCTGCTGTACACATCTAAAGTCAGGAGGTTTATTCAGCAAATATTAGATGTTAATACTGCACCGCAAGAGTGTAAACGAACTCAAATATagcaaattaattaaaaaacgcttattcttttcttttttaatatagGGTAAATAGTAAAGAGaccaacagaaaaataaactttacatAATATAATGTAATGTATAGTTACGTTTAGGCCTTTAAAGTATTTACAAGGGAGAAAAGAATCATGCTTTGCGGTAAGATGAGCCTCACTCAGTTTGACCCAAATTATGAAGCTACAACCTGACATTGTCCTGAAGTTACATACCCGTGGATTAGTGCTGTGCGTCATAGTTAGAAAGTTTATTCAGGGACTTTAAATCAATTTAGTTCACACTCCAGCTCAAAATAAACTGTTCTGACTATGTTCACATTTGTGGAGTTTGTAAGGTGCCAATTATAGTTACTTAGTGATTTATGTATGCTTCAATTAAGTTTAGTGCAGGAATTAAAAAGACTGATAAGTGATGTGAGTCATTGTGAGTTTTTACATAAACACATGGAAGTGTTCTCTCTTGTTATTGGTAAATGGATAAAGCTTTACTGGGGCACGTGCAGCTTCTGAGTCAGTGTTTTGGTGGTTAatggaggaaaggaggaggaggaggaggaggaggagtgctgTCCTGGAGCTCGGCGCTGCACCTGCGCCCTGCCTCCTCCCTTCCCTCCTGCGTCCTGCGTCCTCCACCTCGCCGCCCACCGGCGCTGCTTCCTCCTCGATGTCTCCCCGCCGCTGACTCCTCCTCGGTGCGCCTCCGAGCACCGACGCCGCGCTGCGATGCGGAGCAGCGGCCGTGGGAACGAGCAGTGAGCTTCCACCtgcgtcttttttttatttctttctgggGGGGAAATGCAGGACCGAGGCGGCAAAGCGGCCCCGGGGAGCCCCGCCGGAGCCGGagaagcggcggcggccgccggaGCGCAGGTAGG
Proteins encoded in this region:
- the LOC115395685 gene encoding SLAIN motif-containing protein 2-like yields the protein MELRDQMKSDWSPYCQPATEFDHCSELNGSYMRPEDDSEPYCNIWTDAEPARVPTCSGHSFAMEARIRLDNLKSGCNPSSPRCGTKRMLFNYDSEKDLWDSEESALDMVDILDVEDDVHDEESWLYELPRKSVEEKESALKWCRHVLDNPSPEVEAARHALLNTLDQKSRRHVYRQPAVYHQAADVPLGSSSDMSDNSTHPTSGRLGNVFITDSGA